The genomic segment CATTTGGCAGAGTCGCAGCGGTGCCTTGGCAAATAGCCTTTGTCTTCTACATAACAATCGATCCTACTTAAAGTGAGGTAAGCCATTATTTGTAGTTGGCATTTTATCCCAACAAGGTCTGTTCATTTTGTCTTCCTAATTCTTTTAGGATTATCAAATTCACCTCTTATTGACATATGCTCTGTTTCACTCTGGTTACAACTTCTACACCATTTATTTCTGATTCAGAATTTCTTTTGTGGGCTGTGCTGCTAACATGAGGTAGAAATGTATGCAACAttagggagcagatgtgtgccTGTTCTCATATGATTTACTGGTTAGTTTTACAGTTGAGTGTATGCACTGGAGCAAGAAAGACCACTGGGAATGGAAAACAATAATTCTTTATTGAACAGTTATGGGGTAGTTTATCTTGTTATtttatgtgtgcatgcacatcTGCACATGTATCCCTGCTCGCACAAGTTGAGTTTTTGGCAGACAGTGAACGACAGATTATCACCTTTCAATGTTGTCTTGTACAAAGGCGGGTGCTCATAAATGTGAATTTTAAGTCTGGTGTATCCTGTTTCACACAGGAAATGAACTGCTCAGATCAGTATCTTCTATGGTTCTGAGCTTGGTGTACTCTGTAGTTTATATGATTTCACCTGTATTTGTGTACGGGGTCATGCAGTTGCTTTTTTAAGTCActgcatacatttttattaccACTTTGTTCACTTCACTGCTTAAAATGCATGCTTTATGCTTGCATATTGGATATAAATCAAGACATACATTTACATCTCTTTTTCATTTGTCTTTCCTCTTTAATCCTTTGCATTCCTCAGGGTCAGAGGTCAGTCTGAGCCACAGCAACATGTCGGAGTCCACCAAGCCCCACCACCCCAACCCACAAGGTAAGGGGGAGAAGACTCATGGCAGCGACTTCAGCTACGTGGGCATCGATGCCATCCTGGAGCAGATGAGGAGGAAGGCCATGAAGCAGGGCTTCGAGCTCAACATTATGGTTGTGGGTGAGTctgacatttacacatttatttcaaaacaGTCCCAAAGTTTCACGGTTCCCCTGTAACTTGAGTCCATGCAGAAAATATACACTCCAAACACTCATGGTCAGGATTTTTTGCTCACAGgttcttgctctctctctttttcttttttttcttttttggtggTGGGGGGTCACAATGTCAAGTCTTCAGAAAATGTTCAGTCCCCTTGACTTTTCTTGCCTTTGTAGTGTTATTTTGTGAAGTTAACCCTAACCTTTTCTCCCACAAATGATGTTCATATGCAGAAAAGTTGCAATTTTCCTTCACTTAATTATGCTTTAGTTGCCGTGAGTAGGTACTGTAGAGGAGAATGAAACTGTTAAAGGTGGAAAACgtgctaatgctaaataaaagcatagcaaaatatattttgtatgaGAAAAGGTTGGTCACCATACTCCATgaatacaagtaaaagtctgtTTATGTTCCCATCCAGCTTGACCTTGAGCTTGATTATGCCTTCATGTTAGATTTGGATACAAGTCCTGAAGTCTAAACTGACACAGATGTATCCGAGAAGACTTGAGGCTGTACATGTAAATGCTTCCAAATGTTCACAACAGTTATTGACTCCATGCTGAATTCAGCAAAAAAGATCAGATTGtaagcatttaaaaacattttcaatttaggcagcagcaacacaaaatacagaacaAAGCACATACAACAGGGTGTCATACATAGCATGCTTAGTTTGCAAATTCTCTGACCTGGAAAATGGCTTCCATTCTTTTACTTTTGCCACAGTTATCATTCAACTTTTCCTTGACTGCATCCTTTGATGCAGTCtaaataatatgttgaaaagcCTCAGCCACATCCCGATTGGATTTTTAAGCCTTGGTGTTTGTTTGGATCATATTTCCATGGTGGTAGTTATATAATAATCAGATTTCATGCCCTGCAGGACAGTGTTTCGTGCTCACAGCTAGATGGCACAACTCCAAGGAGAACTGAACGTGTTCATCAAAAGAGACATGTTGATTTATAGATGTAGGGGAATGAAGTGAAAGTGCAAGTGTTTTAGTGAGAGAGTGGCAATCATGACTAAGTGAATGTTCTATCCAAGTTATACACGCGTCTAACTGCACATTTCTACATAACGCAAACGTGTATCCACTTGTATTGCTCCGACACCTCGAGGATAAATGAAACGTGTTGTGAAATGATTCTCTCTCAGCTTTGATATACAATGCTATAACTATGTATCAAGTTTATCTGGGTAATACGTTGGCAGATACAGTAGTTGCCTAACTCCTTGTTGGAGTCCTATTTCTCACTGCATGGCCAGCAATCCCTTCAGGTAATTAGATGTTTGACAATCTTCAGACACCAGGTTGCATGTGATTGTAGAGGTATGGTGTTCACCTCTTTCACAATGCTACAGTATGCAGTAAGATACCTATTTTTCCCTGTAGGTTTGATGAGCTTTCTTTACCTGAACTTTGTTAGATTCCTACTTGCCTATGTAAATGAGTTTTAAGAAGAATTGCATCTTCAGTTTTTCTAATGAGGTTTCTAACAGAGAAACTTTGGCCAACCGAGTTGTCACTTGGGTGTCGAGTAAGAGGTTAGAGAAGCTGTGGTCTTGGCCGTGTCCTATGAGATGCATTTGCCTAATCCCTGCCCTCAGCCAGCTGACCTTTTGATTTCCACCAGGCAGCCagggtgtgtctgtgagtgtttgtgtgagagaaaatGTGTGGGTGAATGCATGCAACGGACTACATAGAGTGTGTGAAAGACCAAGcgtttaacacacacagagagagagagagagagagagagagagagagagagagagagagagagagagagagagagagagagagagagagagagagagagagagagagagagagagagagagagagagagagatgcaaaaGGCCGCCATGGGTGTAAAGAGGGCCTGGCAGCTTGGCAGTGCTCCACACGCCACCGTGAATGCCCATAGGTGCTTTGAGCAGAGGGGGACAGAGAAATATGGAGGGAAATGAaacgagagggagagagaagtaTGTGTGTATCCCACAAAAGAATAcaaatgttgttatttttttttatatttccaaACAAGTACTAAAGTTAAATGAACATTTATATTACCAGTATGGTTTATATCCATCTTTTCCAAGGACCAAATAAACAAATGTCATGAATGTATAAAGTAATATTGTAAAATTAACGTCCTCAGTTCTCAGTCACTCTTTGTCTTGTATTTTGAAAGCACAGTTTTCTATAAATGTTATATTTTAATGGGGTCACACAGTAGATAAAAATTAAATTGGTCATAATTTGATGTACAGAGGTGATTTGTCATGGAGGTACTAATACCTAATGTGTGCACAGTCCAAAAGTGTTTATTGTTGGAAATGCTATATTGTTCAtcccctggtgtgtgtgtgtgtgtgtgtgtgtgtgtgtgtgtgtgtgtgtgtgtgtgtgtgtgtgtgtgtgtgtgtggtctataCAATACATCTGTCCTCTTGGCCTCCACAGCTTGTCTGTCTGACCCCGCAACTGTCCTGCTATGCTCATGGTCTAttgacatacacaaacacactcactttaCAATCCATACATTAGAGATGATGTCATGTGCATATTCAGTGTCACtggttttgtgaaaaaaaagcctttaaagtcctcatattatgctcattttcaggttcataattgtatttagtggttatatcagaataggtttacatggtttaattttcaaaaacaccatatttttgttgtactgcacattgctgcagctgctcttttcaccctgtgtgttgagctctctgttttagctacagagtgaggcatctcacttctgttccatctttgttgggagtcgcacatgtgcagtaagtactcctagctagtcagttgcagagtaggagggagtgccacgctagcagctaggtgagcattataacgcttgttacaaagtgacgcacatttgtctctgaagtaaaggctacactacaatagagctgtttatgaacagtgttttctctggaagatggtaagttaTTTTGGGAAGgagtttgggctttttcactttgtaaacatgctcaaaaagatatataacacaataaaggaaaggggaaaagcaaaaaagcataatatgaccaCTAAACTGAGCAAAAAACTATTGTGTTACAGTTGAATGAGGCTCTTGTCCTTGTGACTGTCAGTTTCTCTAACTGTTGTGTTATTTCCTGATCAGGGCAAAGCGGCCTGGGAAAGTCCACTCTGATGAACACCCTGTTCAAATCCAAAGTGAGCCGTAAGTCGGTGCAGCCGAACCCAGAAGAGAGGATCCCCAAGACCATTGAGATCAAATCCATCAGTCACGGTTGGCCAGTGTTCATGTTTTGTAGCCTACAGccaaaatatttacagtattaatAATGTGTTTCCTACTGCTCTTTCATACtactgatttgtgtgtgtgtgtgtgtgtgtgtgtgtgtgtgtgtgtgtgtgtgtgtgtgtgtgtgtgtgtgtgtgtgtgtgtgtgtgtgtgtgtgtgtgtgtgtgtgtgtgtgtgtgtgtgtgtgtgtgtgtgtgtgtgtgtgtgtgtgtgtgtgtgcgcgtgtgtgtgtgtgtgtgcgcgtgtgcgcgtgtgcgtgtgtccaAAATAACTATTAATTAGATATATTTCCTTTGTCCAGATATTGAGGAGAAAGGAGTGAGGATGAAGCTGACAGTAATTGACACTCCAGGCTTTGGGGATCAGATCAACAATGAAAACTGGTGAGCTCAGCTTACTTTATCTGAAGGCCTCAGCAGCTGTTAGCTTTTGTCATTTCCATCATTGCAGGTGTATGGTTCATTAATTCTGACTTGGTTATCAAAGCCAGAGTTCAGTGTTTTATCTAAATAACTTTGCaattttatgtttgtatgtaatACAATTGCATACAACAATATACAATTTTAGtacagtcataaaaaaaattgcatataATATATAAGCAATATAAAAGTTAAGGTATAAAAGTTTCCTGCTCCCTCTacctggaacaagttacagaaatccatgaaacGTAATGAGCTTGTCTCATTGGTcgcttttaagaggatgttaattgacttggaggcagccacatctggctgtagatgttttgCCTGATGTGTTTAGGATTGCGGTTGACTTTGAAAAATTTGCTGAttcagttgttttatgtttttaatgtttttgtgtaagtgtggttgtactgctgcctgtcttggccagTACAAAATAGATTTTAAATCTCAATGagtcttttcctggttaaataaagataaaataaaaaaaagaaatgcttgtTTTGCAGAACATGACTACAGAACATGGCGACTCACATTCTTTGAGTATAGAGTACAATGTTTCAGAACATAACTGCGTGAAACCACACTAGTCATCACTATAATTCTTCAGTTACTGCCGTAGCTTCTATAACTGTAAGCAAGAGGTTTGGACTGTGAGCTGATACAAAGTTAGCTTCTCGTTCCTGTTTTCGTTGTCAGCTGGCAGCCCATTATGAAGTTCATTAATGACCAGTACGAAGCCTACCTGCAGGAGGAAATCAACATCAACAGGAAGAAGAGGATCCCAGACTCCAGGGTGCACTGCTGCATATACTTCATACCTCCCACAGGCCACTGGTAAGATCACATATAAAAGAGACATGCACTCTTGTAACTAAGTGCCCCACTTTTTGCTCTTCATTCCACCAGTTTCTCCCACAGCTGCAGAGTCTAATCAGGCCTTTTGGGAATCTCCCCTAACACATTGTCTGTCCACAGCTTTTTAACCACATCCTTCTGcagctttcttctttttcttctttatcaTCTCTCTCTTATGTGACCACATGTGGAACTCATTCCCTCCTCAGAGACATGGAATATCACTTGAAGAATCGGATTTCACAATGAAACACAATGACTACAGTTCTCATAGATtagagaggtagagagacagagaaacaattAGAAAGTGCCTTATTTTGAGTGGGTTAAATTGTAGTGGTtgaggctatatatatatatatatatatatatatatatatatatatatatatatatatatatatatatatatatatatatatatatatatatatatacacacacaacaatatACAATTTTAgtaaagtgttaaaaaaaattgcatataTATAGCCTCAaccatatgtgtgtatatatatatatatatatatatatatatatatatatatatatatacacacacacatacatatatatatgtgtgtgtgtgtatatatgtgtgtgtatatatatatatgtatgtatgtgtatatgtatatatatgtatatgtatatgtgtatgtatgtgtatatatgtgtgtgtatgtatgtgtatatatatatatgtatgtatgtatatatatatatatatatatatatatatatatatatatatatatatatatatatatatatatatatatatatatatatatatatgtgtatatatatatatatatatatatatatgtatatatatatatatatatatatatatatgtatgtatgtgtgtatatatatatatatgtatgtatgtgtgtatatatatatatatatatgtatgtgtgtatatatatatatatatatatatatatatatatatatatatatatatatatatatatatatatatatatatatatatatgtatgtatgtgtatgtatgtaggtatgcatatgtatgtatgtatatgtatgtatgtatgcatatgtgtgtgtatatatgtgtgtgtgtgtatgtatgtatgcatatgtgtgtgtgtgtgtgtgtgtatgtatgtatgtgtatatatatgtgtgtgtgtgtgtgtgtatacatatatatatgtatgtatgtatgtatgtgtatatgtgtgtgtgtatgtatgtatgctaaCCTTTTACCTGAGAATGTTCATTATAGGCTTACTGATTAATGCACTTATCACTACAATGTATGAAATTGTGTGGCCTTAACATGTTTCAACGTTCTGCCAACCTCTTAATCTATTGAATTACTACGCCTGAAAGTGTTTTTCgactaaatttaaaaaaaaaaaaaaaaaaaaaaagggctatATCAGGATTTGATTATTCATTCAAGTGCCTTGATCATTTATCTGGAACATGTTGTTAAACAGAGCGATGGGACACCAAGTGGTTTACAGATCCATTCCTGGTGGAGTCCGACATGTGGTCAGAGACGAGCACATATCGATGAGCCTGTGAGGAATCTTATAGAGGAATCTTGAAAGGAGTATTGTATTgtacacatgcaaataaaagcACTCAAAACACCCATGCACAGGGTCATTCACTAACCATCTGAGTGCATATTTCTGTTACGGCTCCGTCCACTGCTTCTTCATATTTCTGCACACAAGTAACTCAACAGTTGTCCACTTAAACGTTCTCTCTGTGAGTGGGGGatgacatgtgtgtgtctgcgtgtcctGCTGTTTGACAGGCCCCCCTCATCATCTGCTCATGTCGCCACAGCTGCAGCTTCAGAGAAtgcgtgtgtttttgtgtatccCTGTTCATGTAAAGCAGTGCGTGTAGTGGACTCAAGTGGGCAGTAGACATGCTAACACTTACGACTTACAGCTGCTTAGTTCAGCCAGTTCAACAACACCCCAAACCGCTCAACTCTTTCTCCTTTTGACTCTGTATTGCTTCCTTCTCTCAGCTCCTAATATCCTCAAATGTTTCTAAGCAGGCTATATTAAAAGTGTCAGTacccacacacatatacatgcacaaatgaaAAACAACTCATTTTGAAAACAAGATGCAAAACATCTTTCAGGAAGTGGTGTCTTCCTTAGAGCCAACCAGAGTTGTAGGCAGCAGAACAAAGGAGGCATCTGTTGGGGCTACTGTTGTGACTTGGCATAGAGATGAATATATGTTAAAAGACgcatttgtttgtatgtatgtgtgcatatgttTAGATATGGAGACTTAGAAGAGGGAACATATGTCACATATTTGCAATTACATGTTCTATACACCCAGAAAGGAGCTTGGACCTTAAATAAACAAcataataacatttaatttgttaCAAACTTTTGTTATCCTCCCACAGAAAAGCATTGGTGGAAAGAATCTAAAAACTCAACAAAATGTTCTGTCATTATTCTCTCTTTGCTTATTTTCCCATTTTCATTTCACACAGTAACGCCAGTTGAAGTTTTAAATCGGGGTCTGTAACCAATTACACAGACACGGCTCCTCTGCCATGTTACCGCAGTCCAAGAATGACAGGCAGGAAAACGATGACAGAACTTCCTTGGTAGCTCTCATAGGCCTCTATCATTAGAGAtatgctgttttcttttccgATTGTCTTTTTGTCTGAAGCGTTTTAAAAACAGCAGTTTTTATTTATCAAGGCTCCAATGTAATTTGCGTGTCAGCAATTTGCATTTAAGTTGCTTCTGTGGTTTCAGATAGATGAACGATGCTCAGCGAAGCGCAACACACTCATGGCATCGGCAGCCATTTCCGATAATGGAAGAGTGAGCCACACTGTTTCTCCTCTGGGTGGTCTTGTTGTTACCTCATTTAACATGTCCTCCTGAAAAAAGAAGGCTGCACTTTGGCTCTCATCAACTCAGAGCTGGTTTCTAATCTCTTATATAAAataaggaaggaagggagaacTATATGCACTGTGGTTGTCTCTTCTCTCTACTTCTCTTTTGACAGCAGACTTCATCGTTCTCAATGTACATGACTGCTATTTTATTTCCAACTACATAAAAAGGAGAATTTGTGCATTCaagcaggcatttaagtggacGTCCATGCATGCATACTTTGTTGTTGACATTTATTGTCCATATGCATATTCATATGCAAAGATACATGTGTACACATTAAATTGTGCATGTATGCTCAGTCATGCATATGACACAGTTCACATGCCAATTTGTACGTTCCTGCAACTGTACATAGACAGATTATGTATGAGGTTACGTAAATTATATTTGATATTCACACAGAGACATCCACCTCctgtatttttttccttttgatttCTCGCAATCCTACCTCCCTGCATGCATATGACACATGCCAGTTGTCCCCTCGGCATGTAAAATGCATGAAGACGTAGTAATGGCTGGTTGAATGCACTGCTTACTGTGTCTTCTCACTTTACCTTTGTGCAGCTCTGTTTCCCCTTTCCTCTGTCTCGCTCCATGTAGCACATGCTCCCCTATGTTTCATCCTATGTTCATGATGGCGTGCTTGTCAGTCACTGTGGAGAGTCAGCCAGGCCTCTCCTCCAGCTGCCCCTGGGTCTTTGAACCAGGCTGGCCTGGCTTGGCTGGGGCTAATTGGAGGGCAGAGCAGACAGCATGAGGGGAGTCTGTCTGGAGGAGCAACTAGAGGCAACAttgaggcagagagaaaaaggaaacatACAGGGAATAGAAAGCAGTGTAAGATGTGTAGAGTGATGTAAGGACAGGGGGATTCAGTTCTTCACCAGGCACAATTATAAGGCTGCTAcgggagaaaaaataaaaccaatgtGGAGAATATAGTTTTGTCCAAATTTGCTTTGAGGTGAGTAAAAGCAGAATATTAGAGACAAATGGGAGATGGCAAACAAAGAGCTGCATTAGACTGACTGACCGTTTTATGCATTAACCCTCAAAATTAATGTGCACTTTCCTATTTTACTGAGCTCACACCTCGGAGAGTGTAACAGGAATAATGAGTATTGTAAATAAACGGCAACATAGGTTAATGCAGTATAATGAGTGTCAACATGAGAAACCTGGGTGAACTGAATGTACTGGAACAGACAATGATTGCCCTCTAGTGGTTACTGTGTTttcaatatattcatttttaGAAATCCACATGCCATAACTTCCTGTAGTAGATTTATTTTTGTGCCACAGTGGAAAAAATTAATATGTTAAAGGTTTAGAGCACAAATCTGCAGTGTTGTGAGTTGTTGCTCCTTTTTTGTTTCAGACCAGGATGCCTTAATTTGGAGTTTCCaaataacaaacacacatagttACAGACATTTATGCATGAAATTAAGTTGTCCTGTCATCTCTATCTTCCTCCAGTCTGAGGCCTCTGGATGTGGAGTTCATGAGGCGTCTCAGTAAAGTGGTCAACATCGTCCCCGTCATTGCCAAGGCCGACACACTCACCCTAGAGGAGAGGGACTACTTTAAACAGACGgtgagaggagtgtgtgtgtttggatgaGAGAGTTGCTTTGACAAGTGTCAGAAAAtattttgtgtgcgtgtgaggCTGGTTTTCACATTTGGTTAATCTGACCCACCCATCACACCTGCAATAACCTGTAGCAGGTCTTTAAGCTTAAAATAAACGGTTGAGTAAACAGTCGGCGGATTCCCCTCACAAACACGTGTATGCATATTCACATTCACAGGTTGGTAACATATGAAGAGCTGCCAGGCACCACAAACAAAAGCCATCTGGGCAAACCCACATTGTACCTATCCTGGGGAATACTGTATTATCTCTATAACTGTAACACTTTGAAAATCATGCTCAGTCCAGACGGAAACATTTAAGAACTCTTTATTTGAAGCATTTATTTACTGAGCGGTGTTCCACAACTCTTAAGTCTGGCTCTTTTTTAGATGGGGGACTTCTGCCCAGTTGCCAAGCGAGCAGGCAGGCCCTTCATTACCAGTGAATTACTGGGTGATCGTACGAGTCAGCACGTTCAGAGAGGGCACCACTGTGTGATGCATAATGAAAAAAACGCGACCTCTCTTTAACGTAACCAGAATTAAAGGAAAGAAAGTAGCATTTTTGTGAACAATGAATATTCATCAGTTTCTACAAGTAATCCAAGTTAATTTCCCTGTTTTTGATACTTTATGTGATAGTCAAAGCTCTTTACAGTTTGCTCATCTTTAGGTGCTGCTCTTGTTTCTAGCCATGCTAGCGGCCATTCAACAACTATTGCATGGTTAAGCACAAACTTTTGTACAGACAGTCATGGTTCCCAGGCAATATCTCCTAATGAGTTTGGTGATCCCTAGATTTTCCActagcaccaccatgaggttcacattttagttttttattg from the Perca flavescens isolate YP-PL-M2 chromosome 2, PFLA_1.0, whole genome shotgun sequence genome contains:
- the septin9b gene encoding septin 9b isoform X4; amino-acid sequence: MSSTCSETYNNHEMEPLWSEVSLSHSNMSESTKPHHPNPQGKGEKTHGSDFSYVGIDAILEQMRRKAMKQGFELNIMVVGQSGLGKSTLMNTLFKSKVSRKSVQPNPEERIPKTIEIKSISHDIEEKGVRMKLTVIDTPGFGDQINNENCWQPIMKFINDQYEAYLQEEININRKKRIPDSRVHCCIYFIPPTGHCLRPLDVEFMRRLSKVVNIVPVIAKADTLTLEERDYFKQTIREELRANGIDVYPQKEFDEDADDRMINDKIREMIPFAVVGSDQEYQVNGKKILGRKTKWGTIEVENIAHCEFAYLRDLLIRTHMQNIKDITGSIHYETYRVRRLNESNGHFSSHPSDNPADQPKANGQPEGQPSALQANGVAAQHEALSHEM
- the septin9b gene encoding septin 9b isoform X5; translated protein: MSESTKPHHPNPQGKGEKTHGSDFSYVGIDAILEQMRRKAMKQGFELNIMVVGQSGLGKSTLMNTLFKSKVSRKSVQPNPEERIPKTIEIKSISHDIEEKGVRMKLTVIDTPGFGDQINNENCWQPIMKFINDQYEAYLQEEININRKKRIPDSRVHCCIYFIPPTGHCLRPLDVEFMRRLSKVVNIVPVIAKADTLTLEERDYFKQTIREELRANGIDVYPQKEFDEDADDRMINDKIREMIPFAVVGSDQEYQVNGKKILGRKTKWGTIEVENIAHCEFAYLRDLLIRTHMQNIKDITGSIHYETYRVRRLNESNGHFSSHPSDNPADQPKANGQPEGQPSALQANGVAAQHEALSHEM